The Chryseolinea soli genome contains a region encoding:
- a CDS encoding gamma-glutamylcyclotransferase family protein has protein sequence MTENLFSYGTLQLESVQLSTFHRLLQGRKDAIIGYSLSYIEIVDEEVLAKSGLTHHPILYHSGKAEDEVEGMVFSVTKEELLQADEYEVDDYKRVAVPLKSGGLTWVYVAV, from the coding sequence ATGACGGAAAACTTGTTCTCCTACGGCACCTTGCAACTGGAATCTGTTCAGCTGAGCACTTTTCATCGCTTATTGCAGGGCCGCAAGGATGCCATCATCGGCTATTCACTTTCCTATATCGAAATTGTCGACGAGGAAGTGCTTGCTAAAAGCGGGCTAACGCATCATCCCATTTTATATCATAGTGGAAAAGCAGAGGACGAAGTAGAAGGAATGGTCTTTAGCGTTACGAAGGAAGAGCTTCTACAGGCAGACGAATATGAAGTCGATGATTACAAAAGAGTAGCCGTTCCGCTTAAGTCGGGAGGTTTGACTTGGGTGTATGTGGCTGTCTGA